A portion of the bacterium genome contains these proteins:
- the valS gene encoding valine--tRNA ligase, producing the protein MSTVRAIDPATLPKHFDAAEAERRWHAAWDRLRTYAWDPARGRDETFVVDTPPPTVSGSLHVGHVFSYTHADCLARYQRMRGRNVFYPMGWDDNGLPTERRVQNFYNIRCDPSVPSRGVPDVPPPGNAKEAPALVSRPDFIGHCLVLTREDEEAFKALWTRLGLSVDWSLEYSTIDAHCRRTAQLSFRDLWDKGHVYSLEAPTMWDVDFQTAVAQAEVEDRPTRGAFHHVAFGVDGSSEHFVIATTRPELLPACVGVTAHPDDARYEHLFGKHALTPIFRVPVPIFPSELADPEKGTGILMVCTFGDATDVQWWREQRLQLRQIIGRNGRLVPVEFGSEGWESRDPERANAAYAEITGKAMNGARQKIVEQLRDAANAATPGGGPPLREEPKPLEHSVKYYEKGDRPLEFVTTRQWFVRLLRQKDALIAKGDVVRWHPDFMRLRFRNWTENLNADWCVSRQRFFGVPIPVWYPLDADGRPQHDAAICADAAQMPCDPTTDVPAGYSEAQRGAPGGFVADPDVFDTWFTSSLTPQISSHWPADAARHAQLFPADIRPQSHEIIRTWAFYTIAKALLHEDTIPWHHVVVSGWILDPDRKKMSKSKGNVVTPMHLLDDYGADGVRYWAASARLGTDTAFDDKVFKVGKRLVTKLFNAGKFVLGQAGPVAPITAPLDRAFVHRLARLVEQVTAHYERFDYAHALQDTEAFFWRDFTDTYLELVKGRARDAGAEQGSALAALRLGLSVLLRLFAPALPYITEEVWSWAFAEDHGAPTIHRAGWPSAAELAGVASSEDPACFDAAVACYAAINKAKSEGGVSTGRAVTQMTLAVDAATRTRLEPVLGDVLAAARVAGHLLETAPDLADGEFRVADAAFAPAPADA; encoded by the coding sequence ATGTCCACGGTCCGCGCCATCGATCCCGCGACGCTTCCGAAGCACTTCGACGCCGCCGAGGCGGAGCGACGCTGGCACGCGGCGTGGGATCGCCTGCGCACCTACGCCTGGGATCCGGCCCGGGGCCGCGACGAAACCTTCGTCGTCGACACGCCGCCGCCCACCGTCTCGGGCTCGCTGCACGTCGGTCACGTCTTCAGCTACACGCACGCCGACTGCCTGGCGCGCTACCAGCGCATGCGCGGCCGCAACGTCTTCTATCCGATGGGGTGGGACGACAACGGCCTGCCCACGGAGCGGCGGGTGCAGAACTTCTACAACATCCGCTGCGACCCGAGCGTGCCGTCGCGCGGCGTGCCCGACGTGCCGCCGCCGGGGAACGCGAAGGAGGCGCCGGCGCTGGTCTCGCGGCCCGACTTCATCGGCCATTGCCTCGTCCTCACGCGCGAGGACGAGGAGGCGTTCAAGGCGCTGTGGACGCGGCTCGGGCTGTCGGTCGACTGGTCGCTCGAATACTCGACCATCGATGCGCACTGCCGGCGCACGGCCCAGCTCTCCTTCCGCGACCTCTGGGACAAGGGCCACGTCTACAGCCTCGAAGCGCCAACCATGTGGGACGTCGACTTCCAGACCGCGGTGGCGCAGGCCGAGGTGGAAGACCGGCCGACACGCGGCGCCTTCCACCACGTGGCCTTCGGCGTCGACGGCAGCTCCGAGCACTTCGTCATCGCCACCACGCGCCCCGAGCTGCTGCCCGCCTGCGTCGGCGTGACCGCGCACCCGGACGACGCGCGCTACGAGCACCTCTTCGGCAAGCACGCGCTCACCCCGATCTTCCGCGTGCCGGTGCCGATCTTCCCGAGCGAGCTCGCGGATCCCGAGAAGGGCACCGGCATCCTCATGGTGTGCACCTTCGGCGACGCCACCGACGTGCAGTGGTGGCGCGAGCAGCGGCTCCAGCTGCGCCAGATCATCGGCCGCAACGGCCGTCTCGTGCCGGTCGAGTTCGGCAGCGAGGGCTGGGAGAGCCGCGACCCGGAGCGCGCCAACGCCGCCTACGCCGAGATCACCGGTAAGGCGATGAACGGGGCGCGCCAGAAGATCGTAGAGCAGCTGCGCGACGCCGCCAACGCCGCGACGCCGGGCGGTGGGCCGCCGCTGCGCGAGGAGCCGAAGCCGCTCGAGCACAGCGTCAAGTACTACGAGAAGGGCGACCGCCCGCTCGAGTTCGTGACCACGCGCCAGTGGTTCGTGCGTCTCCTGCGCCAGAAGGACGCGCTGATCGCCAAGGGCGACGTCGTGCGCTGGCATCCCGACTTCATGCGGCTGCGCTTCCGCAACTGGACGGAGAACCTGAACGCCGACTGGTGCGTCAGCCGCCAGCGCTTCTTCGGCGTGCCGATCCCGGTCTGGTATCCGCTCGACGCGGACGGGCGCCCGCAGCACGACGCGGCCATCTGCGCCGACGCCGCGCAGATGCCCTGCGACCCGACCACCGACGTCCCGGCGGGCTACAGCGAAGCGCAGCGGGGCGCACCCGGCGGCTTCGTCGCCGACCCGGACGTCTTCGACACCTGGTTCACCAGCTCGCTGACGCCGCAGATCAGCTCGCACTGGCCGGCGGATGCGGCGCGCCACGCGCAGCTCTTTCCCGCCGACATCCGCCCGCAGAGCCACGAGATCATCCGCACGTGGGCGTTCTACACCATCGCCAAGGCGCTCCTGCACGAGGACACCATCCCGTGGCACCACGTGGTCGTGTCGGGATGGATCCTCGATCCGGACCGCAAGAAGATGTCGAAGTCGAAGGGCAACGTGGTGACGCCGATGCACCTCCTCGACGACTACGGCGCCGACGGCGTGCGCTACTGGGCGGCGTCGGCGCGCCTCGGCACCGACACCGCGTTCGACGACAAGGTGTTCAAGGTCGGCAAGCGCCTGGTGACGAAGCTCTTCAACGCCGGCAAGTTCGTGCTCGGGCAGGCCGGCCCGGTGGCGCCGATCACGGCGCCGCTCGACCGCGCCTTCGTCCACCGGCTCGCACGCCTGGTGGAGCAGGTGACCGCGCACTACGAGCGCTTCGACTACGCCCACGCGCTGCAGGACACCGAGGCGTTCTTCTGGCGCGACTTCACCGACACCTACCTCGAGCTGGTGAAGGGCCGCGCGCGCGACGCCGGCGCCGAGCAGGGGTCGGCGCTGGCGGCGCTGCGGCTCGGGCTGTCGGTGCTGCTCCGCCTGTTCGCGCCGGCGCTGCCGTACATCACCGAGGAAGTGTGGTCGTGGGCCTTCGCCGAGGACCACGGCGCGCCGACGATCCACCGTGCGGGCTGGCCGTCCGCGGCGGAGCTGGCGGGCGTCGCGTCGTCGGAGGACCCGGCCTGCTTCGACGCCGCCGTCGCCTGCTACGCGGCGATCAACAAGGCGAAGTCGGAGGGCGGCGTGTCGACCGGCCGTGCGGTCACGCAGATGACGCTCGCCGTCGACGCGGCGACGCGCACGCGCCTCGAGCCCGTGCTGGGCGACGTGCTCGCGGCGGCCCGCGTCGCCGGCCACCTCCTGGAGACCGCGCCCGACCTCGCGGACGGCGAGTTCCGCGTTGCGGACGCGGCGTTCGCACCCGCTCCGGCCGACGCATGA
- the nadC gene encoding carboxylating nicotinate-nucleotide diphosphorylase, which translates to MSADPVFDHPLVARLLELAIAEDVGGGDHTSEATVPASARAHGRLLAKQELVVCGLPLLERVFARLGGASVTVIAAEGQAVAAGSVVAGVGGAARTLLAGERLALNLVQHLCGIATLTRACVQRVVGTGLVIRDTRKTVPGMRVLAKYAVRAGGGTNHRLALDDAILVKDNHLSLGGGDFAAAVTAARRDFPGLPLEVECRTLAEVERAAAANPDLILLDNMSPAQMRDAVARVAGRVPLEASGGIGLDDLPAVAAAGVQYVAMGALTHSAGACDLSLKLTPAR; encoded by the coding sequence ATGAGCGCGGACCCCGTCTTCGACCATCCGCTCGTCGCACGGCTCCTCGAGCTCGCGATCGCGGAGGACGTGGGCGGCGGCGATCACACCTCGGAGGCGACCGTGCCCGCGTCGGCCCGGGCGCACGGCCGGCTGCTCGCGAAGCAGGAGCTCGTGGTCTGCGGCCTGCCGCTGCTGGAGCGCGTGTTCGCCCGGCTCGGCGGCGCCAGCGTGACGGTGATCGCGGCCGAGGGGCAGGCGGTAGCGGCGGGATCGGTCGTCGCCGGCGTCGGCGGTGCGGCGCGCACGCTCCTCGCCGGCGAGCGGCTGGCGCTGAACCTCGTGCAGCACCTCTGCGGCATCGCCACGCTGACGCGCGCCTGCGTCCAGCGCGTCGTCGGCACCGGCCTCGTGATCCGCGACACGCGCAAGACCGTCCCGGGCATGCGCGTGCTGGCGAAGTACGCCGTGCGCGCCGGCGGCGGCACCAACCATCGCCTGGCGCTCGACGACGCGATCCTGGTGAAGGACAACCACCTGTCGCTCGGCGGCGGCGACTTCGCCGCGGCGGTGACGGCGGCGCGGCGCGACTTCCCGGGGCTGCCGCTCGAGGTCGAGTGCCGCACGCTGGCCGAGGTCGAGCGTGCGGCGGCGGCGAACCCCGACCTCATCCTGCTCGACAACATGTCGCCGGCGCAGATGCGCGACGCGGTCGCCCGCGTCGCGGGCCGCGTGCCGCTGGAGGCGTCGGGCGGCATCGGGCTCGACGATCTCCCGGCGGTCGCCGCCGCCGGCGTGCAGTACGTCGCGATGGGCGCGCTCACGCACTCCGCGGGGGCGTGCGACCTCAGCCTCAAGCTCACGCCGGCGCGCTGA
- a CDS encoding biotin--[acetyl-CoA-carboxylase] ligase, producing the protein MPRTQRPVPDPRLVGWLREAGRPVSGEELARRLGCSRAAVWKHIAALRAQGFTIGAHHARGYSLDATPDRLDPVTLAPLLRGRWRTIDWHAEIDSTQRRARELGRAGAEEGTVVVAEAQSAGRGRLGRSWHSPPGLNLYCSILLRPPVALAEVPQIALVAGLAVAEAVEVTTGLGPRLKWPNDVLLGGRKTAGILTELEAEEERVQLVIAGIGVNLNLETFPDELADKATSLRRAVGRPIDRGAFLAGLLAAFEARYERFLASGFAPMRAEWESYAALTGRTVRVAAPQGEVAGRVLGLDDDGALRLDPGDGGVVRVVAGEVSVVDGYGE; encoded by the coding sequence ATGCCCCGCACGCAGCGGCCGGTTCCCGATCCCCGTCTCGTCGGCTGGTTGCGCGAGGCGGGACGCCCCGTCTCCGGCGAGGAGCTGGCCCGCCGCCTCGGCTGCTCGCGCGCCGCGGTGTGGAAGCACATCGCCGCGCTGCGCGCGCAGGGCTTCACCATCGGCGCGCACCACGCCCGCGGCTACTCGCTCGATGCCACGCCCGACCGGCTCGACCCGGTGACGCTCGCGCCGCTCCTGCGCGGGCGCTGGCGCACGATCGACTGGCACGCCGAGATCGACTCGACGCAGCGCCGCGCGCGCGAGCTCGGGCGGGCCGGGGCCGAGGAGGGCACGGTCGTGGTCGCCGAGGCGCAGAGCGCGGGGCGCGGACGGCTCGGCCGCAGCTGGCACTCGCCGCCGGGGCTGAACCTCTACTGCTCGATCCTGCTGCGGCCGCCGGTCGCGCTCGCCGAGGTGCCGCAGATCGCGCTCGTCGCCGGCCTCGCCGTCGCCGAGGCGGTCGAGGTCACGACCGGGCTCGGGCCGCGCCTCAAGTGGCCGAACGACGTGCTCCTCGGCGGTCGCAAGACGGCCGGCATCCTCACCGAGCTCGAGGCCGAGGAGGAGCGCGTGCAGCTCGTCATCGCCGGCATCGGGGTCAACCTCAACCTCGAGACCTTTCCCGACGAGCTGGCGGACAAGGCGACCTCGCTGCGCCGCGCGGTCGGGCGTCCGATCGACCGCGGCGCCTTCCTCGCCGGGTTGCTCGCCGCGTTCGAGGCGCGTTATGAGCGATTCCTCGCGTCCGGATTCGCGCCGATGCGTGCCGAGTGGGAGTCCTACGCTGCCTTGACGGGCAGGACGGTCCGGGTGGCCGCGCCGCAGGGCGAGGTCGCGGGTCGGGTGCTCGGCCTCGACGACGACGGCGCGCTGCGTCTCGACCCCGGCGACGGCGGCGTGGTGCGGGTGGTGGCCGGCGAGGTGTCGGTGGTGGACGGGTACGGAGAGTGA
- a CDS encoding type III pantothenate kinase produces MLLALNVNNTHTLVGLYEGEKLLVHWRLSTDQARTVDEYGVLLRGLFAEWGQPRPPITGVAVSSVVPPMNDRIEEVCRRFFGHEPLVVGPGVRTGVPILYDNPKEVGADRICNAVAAYDRVRGAAIVVDFGTATTFDVVTAKGEYAGGVIAPGIGISLDALVARTAKLPRVELQWPPRVVGKTTVHAIQAGVTFGYTALVDGLVDRIRAEQDRDARVIATGGLGALIAPHSRTIETVDEFLTVDGLRMIWARNGGRDAT; encoded by the coding sequence ATGCTGCTCGCGCTGAACGTCAACAACACGCACACGCTGGTCGGGCTCTACGAGGGCGAGAAGCTCCTCGTACACTGGCGACTCAGCACCGATCAGGCGCGCACGGTCGACGAGTACGGCGTGCTGCTGCGCGGGCTCTTCGCCGAGTGGGGGCAGCCGCGGCCGCCGATCACCGGCGTCGCCGTGTCGAGCGTCGTGCCGCCCATGAACGACCGCATCGAGGAGGTGTGCCGCCGCTTCTTCGGGCACGAGCCGCTGGTCGTCGGCCCCGGCGTGCGCACCGGCGTGCCGATCCTCTACGACAACCCGAAAGAGGTCGGGGCGGACCGCATCTGCAACGCCGTCGCCGCCTACGATCGGGTGCGCGGCGCCGCCATCGTCGTCGACTTCGGCACGGCGACGACCTTCGACGTGGTGACCGCGAAGGGCGAGTACGCCGGCGGGGTGATCGCTCCCGGCATCGGCATCTCGCTCGACGCGCTGGTCGCGCGCACCGCGAAGCTGCCGCGCGTCGAGCTGCAATGGCCGCCGCGCGTCGTCGGCAAGACCACCGTGCACGCGATCCAGGCCGGCGTCACCTTCGGCTACACCGCGCTGGTCGACGGCCTGGTCGACCGCATCCGCGCCGAGCAGGACCGCGACGCGCGCGTCATCGCCACCGGAGGACTCGGGGCGCTCATCGCCCCGCATTCGAGAACCATCGAGACCGTCGACGAGTTCTTGACGGTCGACGGTCTGCGCATGATCTGGGCCAGGAACGGAGGTCGGGATGCCACCTGA
- a CDS encoding elongation factor G, whose product MPPDEVQRLRSVAIVGQGGGGKTTVADALLFVAGAATRIGRVDDGSSAFDTEPEEQRRKSSLTASLHHVGWKKHEIVLMDTPGYAAFLHDAHNCLVAATGAVFVLGATGGEVKVEAEKLWGWLRERGIPAIGFVTRLDRERASLGQALDDLKLLGVRPAVLQVPIGSEAGFRGVVDVLADKAFVYEDEAVREEPVPAEMADAVRAARELLTETVAEATDELLEKYLEHGELSPEDLLAGLHEGTRGGKFLPILCGAGVRGIGLQPLLDAIVTMLPPASELPPWAGDDPKTGASVERPADPAAPFSAYVLKTIVDPHAGKLSVLRVVSGRAHGDLTVLNSYREGRERLGHLVRLEGRKQVGVQQAFPGDVVAVAKLKDTHSGDTLCDEKAPVVFPPLPDVPAVISFALQAKSRADDDKVMQGLHRLMEEDTGLRVHRDEQTNEFVISGSGQLHVELAVERVRRKFGVEVELKAPKVPYKETIRGSARAQGRHKKQTGGHGQFADCWLELTPLPRGAGFEFEDAVVGGAIPRQFIPAVEKGSREMLGQGILAGYPIVDVKVKVYDGSAHDVDSSEMAFKIAAHLGFRKAFEQAKPVLLEPMMVLTVTVPDEHMGDVIGDLNSRRGKVLGAEPKGTGQQVIRAQVPMAEVLRYAPDLRSMTQGRGDFALELAHYEEVPAHVAERIVKDAAGARAEKHA is encoded by the coding sequence ATGCCACCTGACGAAGTGCAGAGGCTCCGCAGCGTCGCCATCGTCGGGCAGGGCGGCGGCGGCAAAACCACGGTCGCCGACGCCCTCCTGTTCGTCGCCGGCGCCGCCACCCGCATCGGCCGCGTCGACGACGGCTCGTCGGCGTTCGACACCGAGCCCGAGGAGCAGCGCCGCAAGAGCTCCCTCACCGCCAGCCTGCACCACGTCGGCTGGAAGAAGCACGAGATCGTGCTCATGGACACGCCGGGCTACGCGGCGTTCCTCCACGACGCCCACAACTGCCTCGTCGCCGCGACCGGCGCGGTGTTCGTCCTGGGAGCGACCGGCGGGGAGGTGAAGGTCGAGGCCGAGAAGCTCTGGGGCTGGCTGCGCGAGCGCGGCATCCCCGCCATCGGCTTCGTCACGCGGCTCGACCGCGAGCGCGCGAGCCTGGGGCAGGCCCTCGACGACCTGAAGCTGCTCGGCGTGCGTCCCGCCGTGCTCCAGGTGCCGATCGGGAGCGAGGCCGGATTCCGCGGCGTCGTCGACGTCCTCGCCGACAAAGCGTTCGTGTACGAGGACGAGGCGGTGCGCGAGGAGCCGGTGCCCGCCGAGATGGCCGACGCCGTCCGCGCCGCCCGCGAGCTGCTGACCGAGACCGTCGCCGAGGCAACCGACGAGCTGCTCGAGAAGTACCTCGAGCACGGCGAGCTCTCGCCCGAGGACCTCCTCGCCGGCCTGCACGAGGGCACGCGCGGCGGCAAGTTCCTGCCCATCCTGTGCGGGGCGGGCGTCCGCGGCATCGGCCTCCAGCCGCTGCTCGACGCCATCGTGACCATGCTGCCGCCGGCGTCGGAGCTGCCGCCGTGGGCCGGCGACGATCCGAAGACGGGCGCGAGCGTCGAGCGCCCCGCCGATCCGGCGGCGCCGTTCTCGGCCTACGTGCTGAAGACCATCGTCGACCCGCACGCGGGCAAGCTCTCGGTCCTGCGCGTCGTGTCCGGGCGTGCGCACGGCGACCTCACCGTCCTCAACTCGTACCGCGAGGGCCGTGAGCGGCTCGGGCATCTCGTGCGGCTCGAGGGCAGGAAGCAGGTGGGCGTCCAGCAGGCGTTCCCGGGCGACGTCGTCGCGGTCGCGAAGCTGAAGGACACGCACTCGGGCGACACGCTGTGCGACGAGAAGGCGCCGGTCGTGTTCCCGCCGCTCCCCGACGTGCCGGCGGTCATCTCGTTCGCGCTCCAGGCGAAGAGCCGCGCCGACGACGACAAGGTGATGCAGGGGCTCCACCGCCTGATGGAGGAGGACACGGGGCTGCGCGTCCACCGCGACGAGCAGACCAACGAGTTCGTGATCTCCGGCTCGGGACAGCTCCACGTCGAGCTGGCGGTCGAGCGCGTGCGGCGCAAGTTCGGCGTCGAGGTCGAGCTGAAGGCGCCGAAGGTGCCGTACAAGGAGACCATCCGCGGCAGCGCCAGGGCGCAGGGGCGCCATAAGAAGCAGACCGGCGGCCACGGCCAGTTCGCCGACTGCTGGCTCGAGCTGACGCCGCTGCCGCGCGGCGCCGGCTTCGAGTTCGAGGACGCCGTCGTCGGCGGCGCGATCCCGCGCCAGTTCATCCCCGCGGTCGAGAAGGGCTCGCGCGAGATGCTGGGGCAGGGAATCCTCGCCGGCTACCCCATCGTCGACGTGAAGGTGAAGGTCTACGACGGCTCCGCGCACGACGTCGACTCCTCGGAGATGGCGTTCAAGATCGCCGCGCACCTCGGCTTCCGCAAGGCCTTCGAGCAGGCGAAGCCGGTGCTGCTGGAGCCGATGATGGTGCTGACGGTCACCGTGCCCGACGAGCACATGGGCGACGTCATCGGCGATCTCAACAGCCGGCGCGGCAAGGTGCTCGGCGCCGAGCCGAAGGGCACCGGCCAGCAGGTGATCCGCGCCCAGGTGCCGATGGCCGAGGTGCTGCGCTACGCGCCGGACCTGCGCTCGATGACGCAGGGCCGCGGGGACTTCGCGCTCGAGCTGGCGCATTACGAGGAGGTGCCGGCGCACGTCGCCGAGCGCATCGTGAAGGACGCGGCGGGGGCGCGGGCGGAGAAGCATGCGTGA
- a CDS encoding phytanoyl-CoA dioxygenase family protein, which translates to MGLPYAVVRRLAAVRAAVEPPVRRVLFGAGPSWRRQANVLPWLDAPDADAKAAASGADAPWLRQWVRDGYVVADGLVDAADVDAMLATLDGLWDAPAPIPHLDLLGLRDVRGGEQYTLSHEALLARPPGERARIRAASDWRIHGFHYVNASARRLFGNRRLRATASRLLGRRARPFAAINFMCGSQQDLHQDMGVFHVWPQNWLLGAWIACEDVAADSGPLVLYPGSHRAPFFPGFADYPQTNLRTADAAGTAAYHRYVEKVAARFPRKEFLATKGQVLFWHGMLVHGGAPVARPGSTRKSMVLHYTVRGADRAREVQGPFRW; encoded by the coding sequence ATGGGGCTGCCGTACGCCGTGGTGCGGCGGCTCGCGGCGGTGCGTGCGGCCGTCGAGCCGCCGGTGCGCCGCGTGCTCTTCGGCGCCGGGCCGAGCTGGCGCCGCCAGGCGAACGTGCTCCCCTGGCTCGACGCGCCCGACGCCGACGCGAAGGCGGCGGCGTCGGGCGCCGACGCGCCGTGGCTGCGGCAATGGGTGCGCGACGGCTACGTCGTCGCCGACGGGCTCGTCGACGCGGCCGACGTCGACGCCATGCTCGCGACCCTCGACGGCCTCTGGGACGCGCCCGCGCCCATCCCGCATCTCGACCTGCTGGGGCTGCGCGACGTTCGGGGCGGGGAGCAGTACACGCTCTCGCACGAGGCCCTGCTGGCGCGCCCGCCGGGCGAGCGTGCGCGCATCCGCGCCGCCTCCGACTGGCGCATCCACGGCTTCCACTACGTCAACGCGTCGGCGCGGCGGCTCTTCGGCAACCGGCGCCTGCGGGCCACGGCGTCGCGGCTGCTCGGCCGCCGCGCGCGCCCGTTCGCCGCCATCAACTTCATGTGCGGCAGCCAGCAGGACCTCCACCAGGACATGGGCGTGTTCCACGTCTGGCCGCAGAACTGGCTCCTGGGCGCGTGGATCGCGTGCGAGGACGTCGCCGCCGACAGCGGCCCGCTCGTCCTGTACCCCGGCTCGCACCGCGCGCCGTTCTTCCCGGGCTTCGCCGACTATCCCCAGACGAACCTGCGCACCGCCGACGCCGCGGGGACGGCGGCCTACCACCGCTACGTCGAGAAGGTCGCGGCGCGCTTTCCGCGCAAGGAGTTCCTCGCGACCAAGGGCCAGGTGCTCTTCTGGCACGGGATGCTGGTCCACGGCGGTGCGCCGGTCGCGCGCCCGGGCAGCACGCGCAAGTCGATGGTCCTGCACTATACCGTGCGCGGCGCCGACCGCGCCCGCGAGGTGCAGGGTCCGTTCCGCTGGTGA